One segment of Mycolicibacterium sp. YH-1 DNA contains the following:
- a CDS encoding lipase family protein, translating into MRKTLRRVLLTLTTAVGIIALGVSLPVSWKAANEVIGLLSRSGAQAVPIAHADLTGTGPGALVSAVTMPDLAATVEGMRQQSARVTYRSTSGDDGSPTVVSGAVFVPLGPPPSGGWPIVAFGHGTTGIDEPCGPSLSSSLMGTSPVVAGLTGKGFAVVMPDYEGLGAPGVHPYTDARTAGFNMIDAVRALGHTFKNVSNKWAALGHSQGGGAAWAADEQAREYAPELDLVGAVALAPAADVSGLVDKAAVGTLTQDQRLAFTLVVESLARRFPDVNRDDYRRGGVAQAWDVLTACAGTLVEQRPAASARLAPADIKPVTGDAAARLREPLARWALPKEPLSAPMYVVYGSADTLIDAQWTTDAIARACALGGTVEWDLQSGKGHGDIDFGEALTWIVERFAGRPVVNECP; encoded by the coding sequence ATGCGCAAAACGCTGCGGAGGGTGTTGCTGACACTCACCACTGCGGTCGGGATCATCGCGCTCGGTGTTTCCCTGCCGGTGTCGTGGAAGGCCGCGAACGAGGTGATCGGCCTGCTGTCGAGATCGGGTGCGCAGGCAGTTCCGATCGCGCATGCCGACCTCACCGGAACGGGCCCCGGCGCGCTGGTCTCCGCCGTCACGATGCCGGACCTCGCGGCCACCGTCGAGGGAATGCGTCAGCAGTCGGCGCGTGTGACGTACCGGTCCACGTCGGGGGACGACGGGTCGCCGACCGTGGTGTCCGGTGCGGTGTTCGTCCCCCTGGGACCGCCGCCGTCGGGTGGCTGGCCGATCGTCGCCTTCGGTCATGGAACCACGGGCATCGACGAACCGTGCGGGCCGTCGTTGTCGAGTTCCCTGATGGGTACATCGCCTGTCGTTGCGGGGTTGACCGGCAAGGGTTTTGCCGTGGTGATGCCGGACTACGAGGGGCTGGGTGCGCCCGGTGTGCATCCCTACACCGACGCGCGCACGGCCGGGTTCAACATGATCGACGCCGTCCGCGCGCTGGGGCACACGTTCAAGAACGTGTCGAATAAGTGGGCGGCACTGGGACACTCCCAGGGTGGGGGCGCGGCGTGGGCGGCCGACGAGCAGGCTCGCGAGTACGCGCCGGAACTCGATCTCGTCGGCGCGGTGGCGCTGGCACCCGCCGCCGATGTCAGCGGCCTGGTCGACAAGGCCGCGGTCGGCACCCTGACCCAAGACCAGCGTCTGGCGTTCACGCTCGTGGTCGAATCGCTGGCGCGCCGCTTCCCCGACGTGAACCGCGACGACTACCGACGCGGCGGGGTCGCGCAGGCCTGGGACGTGCTGACCGCCTGTGCGGGAACACTTGTCGAACAACGGCCGGCGGCGTCTGCACGGCTGGCGCCCGCCGACATCAAGCCGGTCACCGGAGACGCCGCGGCCCGACTGCGCGAGCCGCTGGCACGGTGGGCGTTACCGAAAGAACCGCTCTCGGCACCGATGTATGTCGTCTACGGCAGTGCCGACACCCTGATCGACGCGCAGTGGACAACCGATGCGATCGCGCGGGCGTGCGCGCTCGGCGGCACCGTCGAATGGGATCTTCAATCCGGAAAGGGGCACGGCGACATCGACTTCGGCGAGGCGCTGACGTGGATCGTCGAGCGATTCGCCGGCAGACCCGTGGTCAATGAGTGCCCCTAG
- a CDS encoding lipase family protein produces the protein MRLRLLLASSFAVVIVATGCGQSAPAEAPEAGAAAGVALPGQLGGDVAGSLLSASTMPTLDRRLSTAASVAARITYLSTSGIDGSIREVSGTVFAPAGTAPEGGWPVIAYGHPTTGTRPECAPSLDPMLLGMSTTVTGLVKAGYVVAVSDYQGLGVDGSHHPYLDATTEGYNLIDSVRAARKLVPAASGRWAAFGGSQGGQAAWAANELAAQYAPELELVGSASYSAPLAIDGFVDAAVDGTLTTEQRMVLLQVLGALSDESADFRLDDYRHGLAKDQWDVLMACKGPQVRERDELANQVSNDDVRPTGQAAVDRLRVRLQAMSLPKVPATAPLLIVYGGQDQLVPPVWTDRAIDAACRRGDIIAIELQPDRGHADVDGGTAFPWINQRFAGDPARNDCPAFIGPQQ, from the coding sequence ATGCGCCTTCGCCTACTACTCGCGAGTTCGTTCGCCGTCGTCATCGTTGCGACGGGGTGTGGTCAGAGTGCGCCGGCCGAGGCACCCGAGGCCGGCGCCGCCGCAGGTGTGGCGCTGCCGGGCCAGCTGGGCGGCGACGTCGCGGGCTCGCTGCTGTCGGCCAGCACCATGCCGACCCTCGATCGCCGGCTCAGCACGGCAGCGTCCGTCGCGGCCCGGATCACCTATCTGTCGACGTCCGGTATCGACGGCAGTATCAGGGAGGTGTCCGGAACGGTGTTCGCCCCGGCGGGTACCGCACCTGAGGGGGGATGGCCGGTGATCGCCTACGGTCACCCGACCACCGGCACGCGCCCGGAGTGCGCGCCGTCGCTGGACCCCATGCTGCTGGGCATGTCGACGACCGTCACGGGTCTGGTCAAGGCCGGCTACGTCGTGGCCGTGTCCGACTACCAGGGGCTCGGTGTCGATGGCAGCCACCACCCCTACCTGGACGCCACCACCGAGGGCTACAACCTGATCGACTCCGTACGCGCGGCACGCAAACTGGTGCCCGCCGCGTCCGGCCGGTGGGCCGCGTTCGGCGGATCCCAAGGCGGCCAGGCGGCCTGGGCCGCCAATGAACTGGCCGCCCAGTACGCGCCGGAGCTGGAACTGGTCGGCTCGGCCAGCTACTCGGCGCCCCTTGCCATCGACGGTTTCGTCGACGCGGCCGTGGATGGAACGCTCACCACTGAGCAACGGATGGTCTTGTTGCAGGTTCTTGGCGCCCTGTCCGACGAGTCGGCGGACTTCAGGCTCGACGACTACCGGCACGGTTTGGCCAAGGACCAATGGGATGTCCTCATGGCGTGCAAGGGCCCGCAGGTGCGGGAGCGCGACGAACTCGCCAACCAGGTGTCGAATGACGACGTGCGCCCCACCGGCCAGGCAGCGGTCGATCGGCTTCGAGTCCGGCTTCAGGCGATGTCCCTGCCGAAGGTGCCCGCAACGGCTCCGCTGCTGATTGTCTACGGCGGCCAGGATCAACTGGTGCCGCCGGTGTGGACCGACCGCGCCATCGACGCGGCGTGCCGGCGCGGTGACATCATCGCGATCGAGCTGCAGCCCGACCGCGGCCACGCCGACGTCGACGGCGGGACGGCCTTTCCCTGGATCAATCAGCGGTTTGCTGGTGACCCGGCGCGCAATGACTGCCCGGCGTTCATCGGACCGCAGCAGTAG
- a CDS encoding sialate O-acetylesterase — MNARRNPDGDSSIWRRLLIEAKCTVKRRIAKPGIAVDEPAQPYLVVPILGQSNAFGMGLGLDPEGLDRAHPAVHQWAMSGPSKGTAVLGVDPLFHEIPAGRVGFGVTFAKRLADETSRSVLLIPGARGDTSFTPKNGYTWDGEDRSTRVNLYRQVVAAIDAALARFPGSEVAAVLWHQGETDVPLMSPTTYQGKLDGLIADLRTRYGADTPVVLGQMVPEEMERSGKPYDGIDAVHRDTPNRLHRTVFVPGPRSAFNSETDRHYSAAGLRELADRMWSAYHGMCSESLARYRADAQGITGN, encoded by the coding sequence ATGAATGCCCGTAGAAATCCCGATGGGGACAGCTCTATCTGGCGGCGGTTGCTCATCGAGGCCAAGTGCACCGTCAAGCGTCGGATCGCCAAACCCGGTATCGCAGTGGACGAGCCGGCGCAGCCCTACCTGGTGGTACCGATCCTGGGGCAGTCCAACGCCTTCGGCATGGGGCTTGGCCTGGATCCCGAGGGTCTCGACCGGGCGCATCCCGCGGTCCACCAATGGGCGATGAGCGGGCCGTCCAAGGGCACAGCGGTCCTCGGCGTCGACCCCCTCTTCCACGAAATCCCGGCTGGGCGAGTCGGGTTCGGTGTCACGTTCGCCAAGCGGCTGGCAGATGAGACCTCCAGGTCGGTGCTGCTGATCCCGGGGGCGCGTGGTGACACGTCGTTCACCCCCAAGAACGGCTACACCTGGGACGGCGAGGACCGCTCGACACGGGTCAATCTGTACCGGCAGGTCGTGGCCGCCATTGACGCCGCGCTGGCCAGGTTCCCGGGCAGTGAGGTGGCCGCGGTCCTGTGGCACCAGGGCGAGACCGACGTGCCGCTGATGTCACCCACCACCTACCAGGGCAAGCTCGATGGTCTCATCGCCGATCTGCGGACGCGCTACGGCGCCGACACGCCCGTAGTGCTCGGTCAGATGGTGCCCGAGGAGATGGAGCGCAGCGGCAAACCCTACGACGGGATCGACGCCGTGCACCGTGACACCCCGAATCGATTGCACCGCACCGTCTTCGTTCCCGGGCCGCGGTCCGCGTTCAACAGTGAGACGGACCGGCACTACAGCGCCGCCGGTCTGCGTGAACTGGCCGACCGGATGTGGTCGGCCTACCACGGGATGTGTTCTGAGTCCCTCGCCCGCTACCGGGCCGACGCCCAGGGAATCACAGGGAACTGA
- a CDS encoding YdcF family protein produces the protein MQALVVVLIVLLVDMGISGYVLFANAKVDELQRVDAIIVLGGEHDGREQYALNLARAGWAPTVVMSNPYRAGDPVMARACRDSPDIEVICERPDPMTTRGEAILMRRLAQERGWSNIMVISWRYHLPRARLVFRQCFSAEPGAAVMVAVPRRYHLSLLGWEYIFTYQWAGLAKAVVQGECS, from the coding sequence GTGCAAGCCCTCGTCGTGGTGCTCATCGTCCTGCTGGTCGACATGGGAATCAGCGGTTACGTGCTGTTCGCGAACGCCAAGGTCGACGAGTTGCAGCGGGTGGACGCCATCATCGTGCTCGGTGGTGAGCACGACGGTCGAGAGCAGTACGCGCTGAACCTCGCGCGCGCCGGATGGGCGCCAACCGTCGTGATGTCCAATCCCTACCGCGCGGGAGACCCCGTGATGGCCCGGGCATGTCGGGACTCACCCGACATCGAGGTGATCTGCGAGCGTCCCGATCCGATGACCACCCGTGGGGAGGCGATCCTGATGCGGCGGCTGGCGCAGGAGCGCGGCTGGTCGAACATCATGGTTATCAGCTGGCGCTATCACCTACCGCGGGCCAGGCTGGTTTTTCGCCAGTGTTTCTCTGCCGAACCGGGCGCGGCGGTCATGGTCGCGGTACCGCGGCGCTATCACTTGTCGCTACTCGGGTGGGAATACATTTTTACATACCAATGGGCTGGACTCGCGAAAGCGGTCGTGCAGGGCGAATGTTCTTGA
- a CDS encoding lipase family protein produces the protein MTRRKPLLIAVPLVIVAIVATAAVLLTGRAGVDRAGDAPAPEPIASADLSGDGPGTLVSAVKMADFDRTNFGRSIRSARVLYRSTSGDDGAPTVVSGTVFTPMGTPPAGGWPIVSFGHGTLGWQERCGPSLSVTLLGQVEAVQGFINLGYAVAMADYEGLGSEGIHPYSDAKTAGLNMIDAVRALRRTFDGVSDRWAAMGGSQGGGAAWAANEQAAIYAPELDMVGAVGMSPAADVTGLVDKAIAGTLTPDQGPVLQGILYSLARLHPDLNLDDYRHGAATRYWDVLSACGGADVHARASATRELGPNDFTPSTPEAADVLRAYLLAWALPQRPLSAPLYIGFGGRDTFIDPEWTVAAIERACALGGVVNWQEDPAAGHGDVEWTDGLRWLDDRFKGRPVVNECP, from the coding sequence GTGACGCGTCGCAAGCCTCTCCTGATCGCGGTGCCGCTCGTCATCGTCGCCATCGTCGCCACGGCGGCAGTCCTGCTGACCGGTCGCGCCGGGGTGGACCGAGCTGGCGATGCACCGGCGCCGGAACCGATTGCGTCCGCTGATCTTTCGGGTGACGGACCTGGCACATTGGTGAGCGCGGTCAAGATGGCCGACTTCGATCGCACGAACTTCGGCCGGTCGATTCGCTCGGCCCGGGTGCTGTACCGGTCCACCTCGGGTGACGACGGCGCGCCCACCGTGGTGTCGGGGACCGTGTTCACACCGATGGGCACCCCGCCGGCCGGAGGATGGCCGATCGTCTCGTTCGGCCACGGCACGCTGGGCTGGCAGGAGCGCTGTGGTCCGTCGCTGTCGGTGACGCTGCTGGGTCAGGTCGAGGCCGTGCAGGGCTTCATCAACCTCGGCTACGCGGTCGCGATGGCCGACTACGAGGGCCTCGGGTCGGAGGGCATTCATCCCTACAGCGACGCGAAGACGGCCGGTCTCAACATGATCGACGCAGTGCGGGCCCTGCGACGAACCTTCGACGGAGTGTCCGACCGGTGGGCCGCGATGGGGGGTTCCCAGGGTGGGGGAGCCGCGTGGGCGGCCAATGAGCAGGCCGCGATCTACGCGCCGGAACTCGATATGGTCGGTGCCGTCGGGATGTCACCCGCCGCCGATGTCACCGGGCTGGTGGACAAGGCCATCGCGGGCACCCTGACGCCGGATCAGGGACCCGTGCTGCAGGGCATCCTGTACTCACTGGCCCGACTGCATCCCGACCTGAACCTCGACGACTACCGGCACGGCGCGGCGACGCGCTACTGGGATGTGTTGTCGGCGTGCGGTGGCGCCGATGTGCACGCACGGGCGAGCGCGACCAGGGAGCTCGGGCCCAATGACTTCACACCCAGCACACCCGAGGCGGCCGACGTCCTGCGCGCCTACCTGCTGGCGTGGGCGCTGCCCCAGCGCCCGCTGTCGGCGCCGCTGTACATCGGGTTCGGCGGGCGGGACACGTTCATCGACCCGGAGTGGACCGTAGCCGCGATCGAGCGAGCCTGCGCCCTTGGCGGAGTGGTGAACTGGCAAGAGGATCCAGCCGCCGGGCACGGCGACGTGGAGTGGACGGACGGACTGCGCTGGCTCGACGATCGATTCAAGGGGAGGCCGGTTGTCAATGAATGCCCGTAG
- a CDS encoding sugar transferase, with product MVRLGRPITAGDPASIYFLILSMFVAAIWLALLAAYRTRSPRIVGAGVEEYRRVVSATLATIGVVAVALMIFRPEYARGYLAVAFPLGLAALLVGRNVCRSYLARQRRRGRCVVTVLAVGDIRAVRSLVQSLTRGWGYGYSVVGVCLTGHTSGGSIDIPGVGTLPVLGDEGKVHDAILKTNADTVALTTTDHLGPEGVREMSWNLHKLGVDLVVTPGVVDVAGPRLTMRPVAGLPLIHVEKPQYSGTKKVQKLAFDYVVSVGVLLCALPVMLASAIAIKLTSRGPVFYRSERIGLDGKPFQMIKFRTMVDGADKQVDSLRSANDSVGGVLFKVKDDPRVTAVGRLLRKYSIDELPQFFNVLHRDMSVVGPRPPLRREVDTYNDQVRRRLLVLPGITGLWQVSGRSDLSWEDSVRLDLSYVENWSITNDVLIAVKTVRTVATGSGAY from the coding sequence ATGGTGCGCCTTGGTCGACCGATCACCGCGGGGGACCCGGCGTCGATCTACTTCCTCATCTTGTCGATGTTCGTCGCCGCCATCTGGCTCGCACTGCTCGCGGCCTACCGCACCCGATCGCCGCGCATCGTCGGCGCCGGCGTCGAGGAGTATCGGCGGGTGGTCTCCGCGACGCTGGCGACCATCGGCGTCGTCGCGGTCGCCCTGATGATCTTCCGGCCCGAGTACGCGCGTGGATACCTCGCCGTGGCCTTCCCGCTCGGACTCGCGGCGCTGCTGGTGGGCCGCAACGTCTGCAGGAGTTACCTCGCCAGGCAGCGCCGTCGTGGGCGCTGCGTCGTCACGGTTCTGGCCGTCGGTGACATCAGGGCGGTCCGCAGCCTCGTCCAGTCCCTGACCCGGGGCTGGGGATATGGCTACTCGGTCGTGGGCGTGTGCCTCACCGGGCACACCTCGGGCGGCAGCATCGACATCCCCGGTGTCGGCACACTGCCGGTGCTCGGTGACGAGGGCAAGGTGCACGACGCCATCCTCAAGACCAATGCCGACACCGTCGCGCTGACCACCACCGACCATCTCGGTCCCGAGGGTGTTCGCGAGATGTCTTGGAATCTGCACAAACTCGGCGTCGATCTGGTGGTCACCCCGGGCGTCGTCGACGTCGCCGGTCCGCGTCTGACCATGCGTCCGGTGGCAGGCCTGCCCCTGATTCACGTCGAGAAGCCTCAGTACAGCGGAACCAAGAAGGTGCAGAAGCTGGCGTTCGACTACGTCGTCTCGGTTGGTGTCCTGCTCTGCGCGCTGCCTGTCATGCTCGCCTCCGCGATCGCCATCAAGCTCACCAGCCGCGGCCCGGTGTTCTACCGGTCCGAGCGGATCGGCCTCGACGGCAAGCCGTTCCAGATGATCAAGTTCCGCACGATGGTGGACGGCGCCGACAAGCAGGTCGACAGCCTGCGCAGCGCCAACGACAGCGTCGGTGGCGTGCTGTTCAAGGTCAAGGACGACCCCCGCGTCACCGCGGTCGGCAGGCTCCTGCGCAAGTACAGCATCGATGAACTGCCGCAGTTCTTCAACGTGCTGCACCGCGATATGAGTGTTGTCGGGCCTCGGCCGCCGCTGCGCCGCGAGGTCGACACCTACAACGATCAGGTCCGCCGCAGGCTTCTGGTCCTGCCGGGTATCACCGGGCTCTGGCAGGTGAGCGGACGTTCGGATCTGTCGTGGGAGGACTCGGTCCGCCTGGACCTGTCATACGTCGAGAACTGGTCGATCACCAACGACGTGCTGATCGCGGTGAAGACCGTCCGTACGGTGGCGACCGGCTCTGGCGCCTACTGA
- a CDS encoding PH domain-containing protein, whose translation MGYPDNVLAADERVVLHRHPHWKRLIGPVLILLLVTALAAFGAAVVNNTAWDQMAKNIVMIVIGVIWLIVVGWLTVWPFLNWRTTHFVITDRRVMFRHGLLTRAGIDIPLARINSVEFRHGLLDRMVRTGTLIIESAAQDPLEFHDIPRVEQVHSLLYHEVFDTLGSEESPS comes from the coding sequence GTGGGATACCCGGACAACGTGTTGGCGGCCGACGAACGCGTCGTGCTGCACCGCCATCCGCACTGGAAGCGGCTGATCGGTCCCGTGCTCATCCTGCTGCTGGTGACGGCCCTCGCGGCGTTCGGCGCAGCTGTGGTGAACAACACCGCCTGGGACCAGATGGCCAAGAACATCGTCATGATCGTCATCGGCGTGATCTGGCTGATCGTCGTGGGTTGGCTCACCGTGTGGCCGTTCCTCAACTGGCGGACAACCCATTTCGTCATCACCGATCGGCGGGTGATGTTCCGTCACGGCCTGCTGACCCGGGCCGGCATCGACATCCCCCTGGCGCGGATCAACAGTGTCGAGTTCCGCCACGGACTGCTCGACCGGATGGTGCGCACCGGCACCTTGATCATCGAGTCAGCAGCTCAGGATCCCCTTGAGTTCCACGACATCCCCCGCGTGGAACAGGTTCACTCACTGCTGTATCACGAAGTCTTCGACACCCTCGGCTCGGAGGAGTCGCCCAGCTGA
- a CDS encoding GtrA family protein, with protein MSFADATIARLPRVIRPFAERHHELIKFAIVGGTTFIIDSAIFFTLKLTILEPKPVTAKIIAGVVAVIASYILNREWSFRDRGGRERHHEALLFFGVSGVGVVLAMAPLYFSSYVLGLRVPEVSLTVENIADFISAYIIGNLLQMAFRFWAFRRWVFPDEFGRAPDKAIEATMTAGGIAEVLEDDFERHHQLGKSAGTQNGKVTPLRPHVRRDQLGDSSEPRVSKTS; from the coding sequence GTGTCTTTCGCTGATGCCACCATTGCGCGGCTACCCCGCGTGATCCGGCCATTCGCCGAGCGGCACCATGAACTCATCAAGTTCGCGATCGTCGGTGGGACGACGTTCATCATCGACTCCGCGATCTTCTTCACGCTCAAGCTCACCATCCTCGAGCCCAAGCCCGTCACGGCCAAGATCATCGCGGGCGTCGTCGCCGTGATCGCGTCCTACATCCTGAATCGGGAATGGAGCTTCCGCGACCGCGGCGGCCGCGAGCGGCATCACGAGGCGCTGCTGTTCTTCGGGGTCAGCGGTGTCGGGGTGGTGCTGGCTATGGCCCCGCTGTACTTCTCCAGCTACGTTCTCGGGCTACGGGTGCCCGAGGTGTCGCTCACGGTCGAGAACATCGCCGACTTCATCTCGGCGTACATCATCGGCAATCTGCTGCAGATGGCGTTCCGGTTCTGGGCGTTTCGCCGTTGGGTGTTCCCCGACGAGTTCGGCCGCGCTCCGGACAAGGCCATCGAGGCGACGATGACGGCCGGCGGTATCGCCGAGGTTCTCGAGGACGACTTCGAGCGCCACCATCAGCTGGGCAAATCGGCTGGCACGCAGAACGGCAAGGTGACTCCGCTCCGGCCGCACGTGCGACGTGATCAGCTGGGCGACTCCTCCGAGCCGAGGGTGTCGAAGACTTCGTGA
- a CDS encoding lipase family protein, translating to MSRARAAIGILAVIIVCVPLLGGCGQRTMTPAPPATDVSSMSGVPLEGDFTGSGGGTLKLAETLATVDRRVLKVTSVAARIEYESKSGIDGSAQRVSGSVFVPKGNPPDGGWPIVAMGHGTTGVQHDCGPSLWPNLLGASEAVVTLVNAGFLVTMPDYQGLGLDGTYHPYLDSTTVGYNMIDSVRAARKLVPSASDRWLAFGSSQGGQAAWAANELAGDYGQGMELVGSASVSPAANVVGLADQAAAGELTMEQASALQWVLVALAAEHPDLDLDDYRRGIVAQKWDVLSACAGPLVAQRTEITTKVTPDDLRPSSQDATNRLRDYLGQMSLPKTRAAAPLLVLFGELDKVVAPQWTSEAVRRACELGGVVEAYLVPGRGHDDIDGGAALNWVNQRFAGVEAKSSCTLADGPVLQLSPKQWYEE from the coding sequence GTGAGCAGGGCCAGAGCCGCCATCGGCATCCTCGCGGTGATCATCGTGTGCGTCCCGCTGCTCGGCGGCTGCGGACAGCGCACTATGACGCCGGCGCCGCCGGCCACCGACGTATCGAGCATGTCGGGTGTGCCGCTCGAGGGTGACTTCACCGGTTCTGGCGGTGGAACGCTGAAGCTGGCCGAAACGCTGGCCACGGTCGATCGCCGTGTGCTCAAGGTGACGTCGGTGGCAGCACGCATCGAGTACGAGTCGAAGTCCGGTATCGACGGCAGCGCCCAACGGGTGTCGGGATCGGTGTTCGTGCCCAAGGGCAACCCGCCCGATGGAGGGTGGCCCATCGTCGCGATGGGGCACGGCACCACGGGTGTGCAACACGACTGCGGGCCCTCGCTGTGGCCGAACCTCCTCGGCGCCTCCGAGGCCGTCGTCACCCTGGTCAACGCCGGGTTCCTGGTCACGATGCCGGACTATCAGGGCCTTGGCCTCGACGGGACCTATCACCCGTACCTGGACTCCACGACCGTCGGCTACAACATGATCGACAGCGTCCGGGCGGCCAGGAAGCTGGTCCCCAGCGCATCCGACCGCTGGTTGGCGTTCGGCTCGTCACAGGGTGGCCAGGCCGCGTGGGCCGCCAATGAGTTGGCGGGAGACTACGGGCAGGGTATGGAGTTGGTCGGATCGGCAAGCGTCTCGCCGGCCGCCAACGTCGTGGGCCTCGCGGATCAGGCCGCCGCGGGTGAACTCACCATGGAGCAGGCCTCTGCGCTGCAGTGGGTGCTGGTGGCCCTGGCGGCCGAACATCCCGACTTGGACCTCGACGACTACCGGCGGGGGATCGTCGCGCAGAAGTGGGATGTCCTGTCGGCGTGCGCCGGTCCGCTCGTCGCGCAGCGGACGGAGATCACCACCAAGGTGACGCCCGATGATCTTCGCCCGTCCAGTCAGGATGCGACCAATCGCCTCCGCGACTACCTCGGCCAGATGAGCCTGCCGAAGACCAGGGCCGCCGCGCCGCTGCTGGTTCTGTTCGGCGAGTTGGACAAGGTTGTCGCACCGCAGTGGACGAGTGAGGCCGTCCGGCGGGCCTGCGAGTTGGGTGGTGTCGTCGAGGCGTATCTGGTTCCCGGACGCGGCCACGACGATATCGACGGTGGGGCCGCCCTGAACTGGGTCAACCAGCGCTTCGCCGGGGTCGAGGCGAAGAGTTCCTGCACGTTGGCCGACGGGCCGGTTCTGCAGCTGAGTCCCAAGCAGTGGTACGAGGAATGA
- a CDS encoding YveK family protein: MRPPVGVPRVRDYWRMLVRSWLVILCATGLSAGAAAAAGVFLVDPVYAASTQVFAVVPGDAQTHAAYEGNRGASVRAQTYAALATSSIVTLRTIDELGLQETPAELAERISVRSVPDTLSRFNFPVSVLMGVTVTGGDPDGTVAVANSVTANLIAASEELEWHGSAAGPALVLIDDAKSAPEVPRPWWRDAGTGAALGLVLSALAVLALGAGRDRILDRDQIGYLATGSAVGERSEDAP; this comes from the coding sequence GTGAGGCCGCCGGTCGGCGTCCCGCGCGTGCGCGACTACTGGCGCATGCTCGTCCGCAGCTGGCTGGTGATTCTGTGTGCGACTGGCCTTTCCGCGGGTGCCGCCGCCGCAGCCGGAGTGTTCCTGGTGGACCCGGTCTACGCCGCGTCGACGCAGGTGTTCGCCGTCGTGCCCGGGGACGCGCAGACGCACGCGGCCTACGAGGGTAACCGCGGGGCCAGCGTGCGGGCTCAGACCTACGCCGCGCTGGCCACATCCTCGATCGTGACACTGCGGACCATCGACGAACTCGGTCTGCAGGAGACCCCCGCCGAGTTGGCCGAGCGGATATCCGTCCGGTCGGTGCCAGACACTCTCTCGCGGTTCAATTTCCCGGTCTCCGTGCTGATGGGCGTCACGGTCACCGGCGGCGACCCCGATGGCACCGTTGCCGTCGCGAACTCCGTGACGGCCAATCTCATCGCGGCATCGGAGGAGCTGGAGTGGCACGGCTCCGCAGCCGGCCCCGCGCTCGTGCTGATCGATGACGCCAAGTCCGCACCCGAGGTCCCCCGCCCCTGGTGGAGGGATGCCGGGACAGGCGCCGCACTGGGTCTGGTGCTGAGCGCTCTGGCGGTTCTCGCGCTTGGGGCGGGGCGCGACAGGATCCTCGATCGCGACCAGATCGGCTACCTCGCAACCGGTTCCGCCGTCGGCGAGAGGTCGGAGGACGCGCCGTGA
- a CDS encoding biotin--[acetyl-CoA-carboxylase] ligase: MAHELDRIALDETALKTACAIPGPMWRRLDVIAEAGSTNADLIARATAGEDIAGAVLIAEHQTAGRGRNGRTWAGVPRAQIAMSMGVPTTDIPAGAWGWVPLVTGLAVVDAVAEVAGVTAGLKWPNDVLAGPDRQKLAGILAEVASPASVIVVGVGLNVSLDADELPDPAATSLQVLGAHYRDRGALVGALLAHMARRIDALRTTGGADARLLEEYTARSLTIGARVRATMPGDREVVGDALAVDEQGRLRIDTGSDVAVVSAGDIVHLRPV; encoded by the coding sequence ATGGCCCACGAGTTAGATCGCATCGCGCTGGACGAGACCGCACTGAAAACCGCCTGCGCGATACCGGGTCCGATGTGGCGCCGCCTCGACGTGATCGCCGAAGCCGGATCGACCAACGCCGACCTGATCGCACGCGCAACCGCGGGTGAGGACATCGCGGGAGCGGTGTTGATCGCCGAGCACCAGACCGCGGGCCGTGGCCGCAACGGCCGCACCTGGGCGGGCGTGCCCCGTGCGCAGATCGCCATGTCGATGGGCGTGCCGACCACCGACATACCGGCCGGTGCGTGGGGGTGGGTGCCGCTGGTGACGGGACTGGCCGTCGTCGACGCCGTCGCCGAGGTCGCGGGCGTCACGGCGGGCTTGAAGTGGCCCAACGACGTCCTGGCCGGCCCCGATCGGCAGAAACTCGCTGGCATTCTCGCGGAGGTGGCCTCGCCCGCGTCGGTGATCGTCGTCGGCGTTGGCCTCAATGTGTCGCTCGACGCCGACGAGCTGCCTGACCCGGCGGCGACATCCCTTCAGGTGCTCGGCGCGCATTACCGCGACCGCGGGGCACTGGTCGGTGCACTGCTGGCGCACATGGCGCGCCGCATCGATGCGCTGCGCACGACCGGGGGAGCCGACGCCCGACTCCTCGAGGAGTACACCGCCCGCAGCCTCACGATCGGTGCACGCGTGCGCGCGACGATGCCCGGGGACCGTGAGGTGGTCGGCGACGCGCTCGCGGTCGACGAGCAGGGCAGGCTGCGCATCGACACCGGCAGTGACGTCGCCGTCGTCTCGGCGGGTGACATCGTGCATCTTCGACCCGTGTAG